The genomic region ATGCCAGTCATAGCCATGTTTAAAGTACGAGGTATAGGTGTAGCAGTTAAAGTTAATATATCAATATCAGAATAGTTTTTTTTAATAATTTCTTTATGATTAACCCCAAATTTATGTTCTTCATCAATAACTAATAATCCGATATTGTACCATGTAATTTTTTTAAATATTAATTTATGTGTTCCTATTAAAATGTCAATTTGACCATTTTTAGTATTTTGAAAAATTAAATTTTGTTCTTTTTTACTTTGAAATCTAGATAATATATGAATATTAACAGGCCAATTAGAAAAACGAATTTTAAAATTTTTATAATGTTGCCGTGCTAATAAAGTAGTTGGAACTAAAATAGCTACTTGTTTTTTATTAGATACAGATAAAAAAGCTGCTCTCATTGCGACTTCTGTTTTTCCAAAGCCTACATCGCCACAGATTAAACGATCCATAGGAGTTGATTTACACATATCTTTTAATACAGCTTTTATAACTTGATTTTGATCATTTGTTGTTTCAAATAAACAATCTTTACAAAACATTTGATATTTTTTTTCATCATGTTTAAAAGAAAAACCTTTTTTAGATTCTCTTTTTGCATAAATTTCTAATAATTTTGCAGCATGATCGTGTACAGTTTTACTGATTCTTTTTTTATCTTTATGCCATTCATCACTGCCTAATTTATGAAGTGGAGCATTTTTTATCGATGAATCAGTATAAGATGAAATAAGATGTAAATATGAAACTGGTACATATAATTTATCTCCTTCTGCATATAAAATAATTAAATATTCAGATTTTATACTAGCAGTTTTTATAGTAGTTAGTCCTTGATATCGTCCAATTCCATGTTCAATATGTAAAATGGGTTGATTTAAAATAAGATCAGAAAGATGATTCTTTTTAAGAACTGTAGTATTTTTTTTAATATAAGAAATATATTGATTTTTAGATAACAATGGCAATAAATCTTGTGTAGAAATAAATAAAATATTGTTTTTTTTATCTAAAAATCCATTTTTCAGTTCTTGTATCATATAAAAATAATCAAAATTTTTATTGATATCAATAATTTTTTTAATACATTGTGGATGAATGTTATTTTTTATTAAAAAATTTAAAATTGTTTTTAAAAACTTATTTTTTGTTAAAGAAAATATAATTCTTCCTGAAAATAAACGCAAATTATATAATAATTGATTATTTGATTGTTGATTTTGAATTTTTTGAAATAAATTTAACAAATTTTGGTATTTAAAATAAATAATTTTTTTATTTTTTAAGATTTTATTTTCTGTAATTTTCATAGAATTATATTATTTTTAAAGAAAGTAATAAAAATTTAATTTTAATAAATATTTTAATAATTAAAAAAAAATTTTTTATTTAATAAAATCAATATTTTTATAAAGTTTATTAAATCGATTTAGATATTTTATAATAAAATAAGCAAAAGATAAAAAATAAAAATTTTTATTAAATCTATATATGTCTAATTTTAGATAATTTTAAATTATTAAAAAATCAATATTAATTGCATCAATTAAAAATTTTTTTATAATTAGTTATATTTTATAATCTTTTTAATTTTATGAATTTAAATACTTAAAATAGTATATATTCTTTCTATTTAATATATTTTATTCATGAAATATTTATTTATTTTAAGACAATATTTTAATGTATAAACCTATATCTTTTTTTATTGGTTTTCGTTATCTTTGGAATTCTCATTTACCAAAATTTAAAAAATTTATTACTATTCTATCTATTTTAGGCATTAGCATTAGTACATCTTCACTAATTATTATATTGTCTATAATAAACGGATCTGAAAATAATTTTAAAAAAAATATTTTGACTTTTATTCCACATTTGATAATCACCAATCAAAATAAATATATCAATAAAAATAAATTTCCTAAAGATATTTTACAATCACAAGAAATCGAAAAATTTTCTACTTTTATAAGTAAAGAAGTGATTGTAAAAAATAAAAACAACGTAGCTATGGCGGAAATAATTGATTTTGATCCTAATAACTATGATAATGTGAAAAAGTATAGTACTAACGATGTTTTAGATAAATTAAAATCAGGTGAAAATAATATAATTATAGGAAAAGAATTAGCTAAAAAAATTCATGTTAATATTGGTGATAAAATCACATTAATTGTTTTATCTGATAAAAAAAATTATTTTTCAGGAAAGATTTTTAATGAATGTGTATTTAAAATTATTAATACATTTAGCACTCAAAATGAAGTTGATTATTATCAAATATTAATGAATAAAGAAGATGTTTTAAAATTTTTAAATTATTCGAAAAATTATGTTACTGGATGGAGATTTTGGCTAAAAAATCCATTAGATTTTAATATAAACGAACTAAAAAAAATATCAACTCAACTAGTTGTATTAGATTGGAAATTACAAAAAGGTGAATTTTTTAAAGCTATAAAAATAGAAAAATATATGATGTTATTCTTATTTTTCTTGATTTTATTCATATCTATTTTAAATATATTTATTACACTTACTGTATATATAATAGAAAAGAAGAATGCTATTGCTATTTTGAAAACACAAGGATTATTGAATTGGAAAATTATGTTGATCTTTATTATTATAGGATCTAGTACAGCTATTATTGGAAGTTTTTTTGGTACAGCAATTAGTATTGCATTAATTATACAAAATGATTTGTTAAAATTTTTTATTAAAATTTTTTTTCATGAAATTAATATTACAATAATAATTAAACCATTTCAGATTATTTTAATTAATTTAATTTCTATATTATTAACAATAATTACAATCGTATACCCAACTTTGAAGGCTATTCGATTACAACCAGTTAAGCTTTTATCAAATGAA from Buchnera aphidicola (Artemisaphis artemisicola) harbors:
- the mfd gene encoding transcription-repair coupling factor produces the protein MKITENKILKNKKIIYFKYQNLLNLFQKIQNQQSNNQLLYNLRLFSGRIIFSLTKNKFLKTILNFLIKNNIHPQCIKKIIDINKNFDYFYMIQELKNGFLDKKNNILFISTQDLLPLLSKNQYISYIKKNTTVLKKNHLSDLILNQPILHIEHGIGRYQGLTTIKTASIKSEYLIILYAEGDKLYVPVSYLHLISSYTDSSIKNAPLHKLGSDEWHKDKKRISKTVHDHAAKLLEIYAKRESKKGFSFKHDEKKYQMFCKDCLFETTNDQNQVIKAVLKDMCKSTPMDRLICGDVGFGKTEVAMRAAFLSVSNKKQVAILVPTTLLARQHYKNFKIRFSNWPVNIHILSRFQSKKEQNLIFQNTKNGQIDILIGTHKLIFKKITWYNIGLLVIDEEHKFGVNHKEIIKKNYSDIDILTLTATPIPRTLNMAMTGIKDLSIIEKPPAQRLAIKTIIKEYCPLLVRKTILREISRGGQVYYIYNKVKNINNIAEKLSILIPEANIKIGHGQMNNIDLKKIMTDFYKNKFNVLICTTIVESGVDIPRANTIIIENADHFGLSQLHQLRGRIGRSNHQAYALFIVNNFSQITSDAKKRLEAISSVNNFGGGFSLSNQDLEIRGIGELLGKEQSGHMKNISFSLYVKLLENAINLLKTGKSLTVNELVEKPLEIELNVSSLFPEDYIINVNTRLFFYKKIASAQNEKQIEKIKYTLIKEFGKLPDFSENLITIAKIRLIAYKLGIKYIKSNKNIGFIEFHKNNSVNTQYLLKIFSEEPNVWKMISSTKLKFTINLNNDVIRLKWIIELLKKLKKNNI
- a CDS encoding FtsX-like permease family protein is translated as MYKPISFFIGFRYLWNSHLPKFKKFITILSILGISISTSSLIIILSIINGSENNFKKNILTFIPHLIITNQNKYINKNKFPKDILQSQEIEKFSTFISKEVIVKNKNNVAMAEIIDFDPNNYDNVKKYSTNDVLDKLKSGENNIIIGKELAKKIHVNIGDKITLIVLSDKKNYFSGKIFNECVFKIINTFSTQNEVDYYQILMNKEDVLKFLNYSKNYVTGWRFWLKNPLDFNINELKKISTQLVVLDWKLQKGEFFKAIKIEKYMMLFLFFLILFISILNIFITLTVYIIEKKNAIAILKTQGLLNWKIMLIFIIIGSSTAIIGSFFGTAISIALIIQNDLLKFFIKIFFHEINITIIIKPFQIILINLISILLTIITIVYPTLKAIRLQPVKLLSNE